One Elaeis guineensis isolate ETL-2024a chromosome 10, EG11, whole genome shotgun sequence genomic window carries:
- the LOC105052940 gene encoding probable receptor-like protein kinase At1g80640, whose amino-acid sequence MRRPPSPLLLPCILVFFSSLFPALTHGRGSPVLSPFFSPLPSPPMQPIPVPPPSLAPSPIVTQIIVRHHHFHKELIVAIVLASVAVVSIIISTFCALLFWRRNRHALDSKNIQSSDGARGLTLGPILSKFNSLKMTGKKGLLAMIEYSSLESATNKFSESNVLGEGGFGCVYKGCFDGGILAAVKKLDGGGQDCEREFENELDLLGRIRHPNIISLLGYCVHGETRLLVYDLMQNGSLETQLHGPSHGSALTWHIRMKIALDTARGLEYLHEHCNPPVIHRDLKSSNILLDSEFNAKISDFGLAVTGGNHHKGNVKLSGTLGYVAPEYLLDGKLTEKSDVYAFGVVLLELLMGRKPVEKMAPSQCQSIVTWAMPQLTDRSKLPNIVDPVIRNTMDLKHLYQVAAVAVLCIQPEPSYRPLITDVLHSLVPLVPTELGGTLRVAEPSPRASHKSSSH is encoded by the exons ATGAGGAGGCCACCATCACCTCTTCTACTCCCTTGCATTCTGGTCTTCTTCTCCTCCCTCTTTCCAGCTCTCACCCATGGCAGGGGCTCCCCCGTGctctctcccttcttctcccCCCTTCCCTCCCCTCCAATGCAACCCATTCCCGTACCTCCTCCGTCTCTGGCACCATCTCCTATAG TGACGCAGATCATAGTACGTCACCACCATTTCCACAAAGAATTGATTGTGGCAATCGTTCTGGCTTCTGTCGCGGTGGTTTCGATCATTATATCAACATTCTGTGCCCTTCTCTTTTGGCGAAGAAATCGCCATGCTCTTGATTCGAAGAACATTCAAAGTTCAG ATGGTGCTAGAGGGCTTACACTCGGTCCAATATTGAGCAAGTTTAATTCGTTGAAGATGACTGGCAAGAAAGGATTGTTGGCTATGATTGAGTATTCATCCCTGGAATCGGCAACTAATAAATTCAGTGAGAGTAATGTCTTGGGAGAAGGAGGATTTGGGTGTGTGTATAAAGGTTGCTTTGATGGGGGAATTCTTGCTGCAGTGAAGAAATTGGATGGTGGTGGCCAGGATTGTGAAAGAGAATTTGAG AATGAACTGGATTTGCTTGGAAGAATCCGGCATCCAAATATAATTTCCCTTTTGGGTTACTGTGTTCATGGAGAAACAAGGCTTCTTGTTTATGACTTGATGCAAAATGGATCTCTGGAAACACAATTGCATG GGCCATCTCATGGGTCAGCTTTAACTTGGCACATTCGCATGAAAATTGCACTTGATACAGCAAG AGGATTGGAATATCTCCACGAGCACTGCAATCCGCCTGTGATTCATAGAGATCTAAAATCATCCAATATACTTCTAGATTCAGAGTTTAATGCCAAG ATTTCAGATTTTGGCCTTGCAGTGACTGGTGGAAACCATCACAAAGGCAATGTCAAGCTTTCAGGCACTCTGGGTTATGTGGCTCCTGAGTACTTATTAGATG GCAAGCTTACTGAGAAAAGTGATGTTTATGCATTTGGAGTAGTTCTGCTAGAGCTTCTGATGGGAAGGAAACCAGTTGAAAAAATGGCACCATCTCAATGCCAATCTATTGTCACATGG GCCATGCCTCAGCTCACGGACAGATCAAAGCTTCCCAACATAGTGGACCCGGTGATTAGGAATACAATGGATTTGAAACACTTATACCAG GTTGCTGCCGTTGCTGTGCTGTGCATCCAGCCAGAACCAAGTTATAGGCCATTGATAACTGATGTACTTCACTCGCTTGTTCCTCTGGTGCCCACAGAACTTGGAGGGACACTGAGAGTTGCAGAGCCATCTCCTCGTGCAAGCCACAAGTCTTCTTCTCACTAA